In one window of Microbacterium dextranolyticum DNA:
- a CDS encoding DUF721 domain-containing protein codes for MTDDVPETVATYLRLRGLEPSPRAARRRKRVAAQDDDKMPFAPGRDPKGVGDVLADLTRQSGWDSQLAREDLVLQWEQVTGAETARHAHPVALADGLLTVQCDSTAWAKNLQLMRAEIVTQLMRRFPDAGVQNVRFVGPDVPSWKWGPRAVPGRGPRDTYG; via the coding sequence GTGACGGACGACGTTCCCGAAACCGTGGCCACCTACCTGCGGCTGCGCGGCCTCGAGCCGTCGCCGCGCGCGGCGCGGCGACGCAAGCGCGTGGCCGCTCAGGACGACGACAAGATGCCCTTCGCGCCCGGGCGGGATCCGAAGGGCGTCGGCGACGTGCTGGCCGACCTCACCCGGCAGTCCGGCTGGGACTCGCAGCTCGCCCGGGAAGACCTCGTCTTGCAGTGGGAACAGGTCACCGGTGCCGAGACGGCACGGCACGCTCACCCCGTCGCCCTCGCCGACGGTCTGCTCACGGTGCAGTGCGACTCCACGGCGTGGGCGAAGAACCTGCAGCTCATGCGCGCGGAGATCGTCACCCAGCTGATGCGGAGGTTCCCCGACGCGGGCGTACAGAACGTGCGATTCGTCGGCCCCGACGTCCCCTCCTGGAAATGGGGCCCCAGAGCCGTTCCAGGGCGGGGTCCTCGCGATACCTACGGCTGA
- the dnaA gene encoding chromosomal replication initiator protein DnaA, giving the protein MSPHDVPDVPVWNAVLQHLDGDERVTPQMQGFLSLAVAQGVMGGTLYLDVPNDLTAAQLNKRLRAPIMEALAHVDAEPSASTFRVVVNPELVDAHFTAPIPIQPGPVAAGSPLPPATVPRPVVDDGDAGAGPSRSDTRLNPKYSFDNFVIGQSNRFAHAAAVAVAEAPAKAYNPLFIYGDSGLGKTHLLHAIGDYALSLYSGIRVRYVSSEEFTNDFINSIANNRGSAFQARYRDVDILMIDDIQFLQGKAETQEAFFHTFNTLHDHDKQVVITSDVPPRHLTGFEDRMRSRFEWGLITDVQAPDLETRIAILRKKAQSERLMVPDEVLEYIATKVSSNIRELEGALIRVSAFASLNRSTLDISLAQTVLRDIVDTDDANVIMPTDIIAATAQYFRLSVDDLYGSSRSQSVATARQIAMYLCRERTNLSLPKIGQLFGNRDHTTVMYACKKIAQLMKERRSIYNQVSEITTQLGRVSR; this is encoded by the coding sequence CGTCGCCCAGGGCGTCATGGGGGGAACCCTCTACCTCGATGTTCCCAACGACCTGACGGCCGCTCAGCTGAACAAGCGCCTGAGGGCCCCCATCATGGAGGCGCTCGCCCACGTCGATGCTGAGCCATCGGCATCCACGTTCCGCGTCGTCGTGAACCCCGAGCTCGTCGACGCGCATTTCACCGCTCCGATCCCGATCCAGCCCGGTCCCGTCGCCGCCGGCTCGCCGCTTCCGCCGGCGACCGTGCCGCGTCCGGTCGTCGATGACGGGGATGCCGGCGCAGGACCTTCGCGCAGCGACACGCGCCTCAACCCCAAGTACAGCTTCGACAACTTCGTCATCGGACAGTCCAACCGTTTCGCCCACGCCGCCGCCGTCGCCGTCGCCGAGGCTCCCGCGAAGGCCTACAACCCGCTGTTCATCTACGGCGACTCCGGACTGGGCAAGACCCATCTGCTCCACGCGATCGGCGACTACGCCCTGAGCCTGTACTCGGGCATCCGCGTGCGATACGTCTCGAGCGAAGAGTTCACCAACGACTTCATCAACTCGATCGCCAACAACCGCGGCTCCGCCTTCCAGGCGCGCTATCGCGACGTCGACATCCTGATGATCGACGACATCCAGTTCCTGCAGGGCAAGGCCGAGACGCAGGAAGCGTTCTTCCACACGTTCAACACCCTGCATGATCACGACAAGCAGGTGGTGATCACCAGCGACGTCCCCCCTCGGCACCTCACCGGTTTCGAGGACCGCATGCGCAGCCGGTTCGAATGGGGACTCATCACCGACGTCCAGGCACCCGACCTCGAGACGCGTATCGCCATTCTCCGCAAGAAGGCCCAGTCGGAGCGCCTGATGGTGCCCGATGAGGTGCTGGAGTACATCGCGACGAAGGTCTCGAGCAACATCCGCGAGCTCGAGGGCGCTCTGATCCGGGTCTCGGCCTTCGCCAGCCTCAACCGATCGACCCTCGACATCTCGCTCGCGCAGACGGTGTTGCGCGACATCGTCGACACCGACGACGCGAATGTCATCATGCCGACCGACATCATCGCGGCCACGGCGCAGTACTTCCGCCTCTCGGTCGACGACCTCTACGGCTCGAGCCGGTCCCAGTCGGTCGCCACAGCCCGGCAGATCGCGATGTACCTGTGCCGCGAGCGCACCAACCTCTCGCTGCCGAAGATCGGCCAGCTCTTCGGGAACCGCGACCACACGACGGTGATGTACGCCTGCAAGAAGATCGCGCAGCTCATGAAGGAGCGGCGCTCGATCTACAACCAGGTGTCGGAGATCACGACGCAGCTCGGTCGCGTCAGCCGCTGA
- the dnaN gene encoding DNA polymerase III subunit beta encodes MKFHVNRDVFSEAVSFVVKLLPQRNPQPILAGVLIEASDDGLSLAAFDYEASARTTIEATVDAPGTILVHGRLLSEIASRLPNAPIQIEVGEDDGIVLTCGSARFTLASMPVQEYPAIPEVSGESGLVPAEEFATAISQVAFAASRDDVTPVLTGVQLEVAGTQLSLVATDRYRVALRDVKFDGGTVASDESTTALVPARTLTEVGKTFAHTGDIQISFSGSGDREIIAFTSGNKTVTSLLIKGNFPPVRRLFPEQTDHYAVVGTADLTEAVRRVALVLDRSAPLRFTFTQDGVSMDASGTEQARATEAVDATLTGDDVTLGLNPQYLLEALSAVKSEFARITFTSSDNANKLSPVLITPQTSGTPESFKYLLQPNLLLR; translated from the coding sequence GTGAAGTTCCACGTGAATCGCGATGTGTTCAGCGAGGCCGTGTCGTTCGTCGTCAAGCTCCTGCCACAGCGCAACCCCCAGCCGATCCTGGCCGGTGTGCTGATCGAGGCATCCGACGACGGACTGTCGCTCGCCGCATTCGACTACGAGGCATCCGCCCGGACGACCATCGAGGCGACCGTCGATGCCCCCGGGACGATCCTCGTCCACGGGCGACTGCTGTCCGAGATCGCGAGCCGTCTTCCCAACGCCCCGATCCAGATCGAGGTCGGCGAGGACGACGGCATCGTGCTGACCTGTGGCTCGGCCCGATTCACCCTCGCGTCCATGCCGGTGCAGGAATATCCCGCGATCCCGGAGGTCTCCGGCGAGTCCGGTCTCGTTCCGGCCGAAGAGTTCGCGACCGCGATCTCGCAGGTCGCCTTCGCCGCCTCGCGTGACGACGTGACCCCCGTGCTCACCGGTGTGCAGCTCGAAGTGGCCGGGACGCAGCTCAGCCTCGTCGCGACCGACCGCTACCGTGTCGCGCTGCGCGACGTGAAATTCGACGGCGGAACGGTCGCGAGCGACGAGTCCACCACGGCACTCGTTCCGGCGCGCACACTCACCGAGGTGGGCAAGACGTTCGCCCACACCGGCGACATCCAGATCTCCTTCTCGGGCTCGGGCGATCGCGAGATCATCGCGTTCACGTCGGGCAACAAGACGGTGACATCGCTCCTGATCAAGGGCAATTTCCCGCCAGTGCGACGACTGTTCCCCGAACAGACCGACCACTACGCCGTCGTCGGCACCGCCGATCTCACCGAGGCGGTGCGCCGTGTCGCCCTCGTCCTGGATCGCTCGGCGCCCCTGCGGTTCACGTTCACGCAGGACGGTGTGTCGATGGATGCCTCCGGTACCGAGCAAGCGCGTGCGACCGAAGCCGTCGACGCGACCCTCACCGGCGACGATGTCACTCTCGGCCTGAATCCGCAGTACCTCCTCGAGGCGCTGAGTGCGGTCAAGAGCGAGTTCGCCCGGATCACGTTCACCTCGAGCGACAACGCGAACAAGCTCAGCCCCGTGCTGATCACGCCGCAGACCTCGGGCACGCCCGAGAGCTTCAAATACCTGCTGCAGCCGAATCTGCTGCTGCGCTGA
- the recF gene encoding DNA replication/repair protein RecF (All proteins in this family for which functions are known are DNA-binding proteins that assist the filamentation of RecA onto DNA for the initiation of recombination or recombinational repair.), with product MIVEQLSLVDFRNYAVADVTLASGANVFVGRNGQGKTNLAEAIGFFATLGSHRVSQDAPMVRDGADAAIVRMRLAYGERRVLLEAQVNRTGSNKARVNGAAVRTAELPRYAQVVLFAPEDLQIVRADPSARRRFADQLLIQRAPRMAGVLGDYDRVLKQRTALLKSARARGIRGDSLSTLEVWDDKLVQLGTEVIRARRALADDLAGPVADAYTAIAGADHRPRLEWLLSIDGADPDDDEADGGTDAAASASSDAPTTTDVQRRFRQALAARRSAELDRGVTLVGPHRDDLLLRVRDLPVKGYASHGESWSVALALRLASAQLLRAQSQLGDPVLILDDVFAELDANRRSRLAALVEGFEQVVVTAAVEEDVPASLRARTVRVVAGTIVDSPAAPDTRLAVAVDDATSTADVRTDQAQTTKEGSGS from the coding sequence GTGATCGTGGAGCAGCTGAGTCTCGTCGACTTCCGCAACTACGCGGTCGCCGATGTGACTCTGGCATCCGGCGCGAACGTCTTCGTCGGCCGGAACGGTCAGGGAAAGACCAATCTCGCCGAGGCCATCGGCTTCTTCGCGACCCTCGGGTCGCATCGGGTGTCGCAGGATGCCCCGATGGTCCGCGACGGCGCGGATGCGGCGATCGTGCGCATGCGTCTCGCCTACGGGGAGCGCCGGGTGCTTCTCGAGGCGCAGGTGAACCGCACCGGCAGCAACAAAGCGCGCGTGAACGGCGCCGCGGTCCGCACCGCAGAGCTGCCTCGATACGCCCAGGTCGTGCTCTTCGCCCCCGAAGACCTGCAGATCGTCCGCGCCGATCCCTCTGCGCGGCGGCGGTTCGCGGATCAACTGCTGATCCAGCGGGCACCGCGCATGGCCGGCGTGCTGGGCGACTACGACCGGGTGCTCAAGCAGCGCACCGCCCTGCTGAAGTCGGCGCGGGCACGCGGCATCCGCGGCGACTCGCTCTCGACGCTCGAGGTGTGGGACGACAAGCTCGTGCAGTTGGGCACCGAGGTGATCCGCGCCCGTCGCGCCCTCGCGGACGACCTGGCGGGGCCGGTCGCCGACGCGTACACCGCCATCGCCGGAGCGGACCACCGGCCTCGGCTCGAATGGCTGCTGTCCATCGATGGAGCCGACCCCGATGACGACGAGGCGGACGGCGGAACGGATGCCGCGGCATCCGCGTCGTCCGACGCCCCCACCACCACGGACGTGCAGCGTCGATTCCGTCAGGCTCTGGCGGCCCGCCGGAGCGCGGAGCTCGATCGGGGAGTGACGCTCGTCGGTCCGCATCGCGACGATCTGCTGCTGCGGGTGCGCGACCTTCCGGTCAAGGGGTACGCGTCGCACGGCGAATCGTGGTCGGTCGCGCTCGCTCTCCGGCTCGCCTCGGCGCAGCTGCTGCGCGCGCAGTCGCAGTTGGGGGACCCGGTGCTGATCCTCGACGACGTGTTCGCCGAGCTCGATGCCAATCGTCGCTCGCGGCTGGCCGCTCTCGTCGAAGGGTTCGAGCAGGTCGTCGTCACGGCGGCGGTCGAAGAGGACGTTCCGGCATCGCTGCGCGCGCGGACGGTCCGGGTCGTTGCCGGGACGATCGTCGACAGCCCGGCCGCGCCGGACACGCGGCTCGCGGTCGCGGTGGATGACGCGACGAGCACCGCCGACGTACGGACCGATCAGGCACAGACGACGAAGGAAGGGAGCGGATCGTGA
- the gyrB gene encoding DNA topoisomerase (ATP-hydrolyzing) subunit B encodes MTSDTPESVPEDSEAERSHPSNKVENEYGADAIQVLEGLEAVRKRPGMYIGSTGERGLHHLVYEIVDNSVDEALAGYCDTITVTILEDGAVRVVDNGRGIPVDLHKAEGKSTVEVVLTVLHAGGKFGGGGYAVSGGLHGVGSSVVNALSTRLDVEVRRQGHVWRQEYRDGGAPQAPLSQDEATDETGTTITFWPDSTIFETVEFDYDTLRTRFQQTAFLNKGLRITLSDLRPASAYVIDTEDGQSVEKQPFDDFHYERGLVDYVEYLNKIRKAEVVNDEIIEVESEDTERHISLELAMQWTTSYTENVFTFANTINTHEGGTHEEGFRAALTTLINKYARANNLLKEKDDNLTGEDIREGLTAVISVKLSEPQFEGQTKTKLGNTEAKAFVQKIVGDQLTDWLDRNPAQAKRVITKAIDAATARLAARKARETARRKSVFESFSMPEKLKDCTSKDPSISEIFLVEGDSAGGSAVSGRDPERQAILSLRGKILNVEKARLDRALGNAEIQAMISAFGTGIGEDFDVTKARYHKIVLMADADVDGQHITTLLLTLLFRYMRGLIEAGYVYLAMPPLYRLKWSNSPHEYVYSDRERDALLEAGVADGKRIPKDNGVQRYKGLGEMNAKELWETTMDPDTRTLRQVTIDDAASADEIFSVLMGEDVESRRGFIQRNAKDVRFLDI; translated from the coding sequence ATGACGTCCGATACCCCCGAAAGCGTTCCCGAGGACAGCGAAGCCGAACGCTCGCACCCGTCGAACAAGGTCGAGAACGAGTACGGGGCCGACGCCATTCAGGTGCTCGAAGGCCTCGAAGCCGTCCGCAAGCGACCCGGCATGTACATCGGTTCCACCGGTGAGCGCGGCCTGCACCATCTCGTCTACGAGATCGTCGACAACTCCGTCGACGAGGCCCTTGCCGGCTACTGCGACACGATCACGGTCACGATCCTCGAAGACGGCGCGGTCCGTGTCGTCGACAACGGCCGCGGCATCCCGGTCGACCTGCACAAGGCCGAAGGCAAGTCGACCGTCGAGGTCGTCCTCACGGTGCTGCACGCCGGCGGAAAGTTCGGCGGCGGCGGATATGCGGTCTCGGGCGGCCTGCACGGCGTCGGCTCGTCGGTCGTGAACGCCCTCTCCACTCGTCTCGACGTCGAGGTTCGTCGTCAGGGCCACGTGTGGCGGCAGGAGTACCGCGATGGCGGCGCTCCGCAGGCCCCGCTCAGCCAGGACGAGGCCACCGACGAGACCGGCACCACGATCACGTTCTGGCCCGACTCGACGATCTTCGAGACCGTCGAGTTCGACTACGACACGCTGCGCACCCGCTTCCAGCAGACGGCGTTCCTCAACAAGGGCCTGCGCATCACGCTGAGCGATCTGCGCCCGGCATCCGCGTACGTCATCGACACCGAGGACGGGCAGTCGGTCGAGAAGCAGCCGTTCGATGACTTCCACTACGAGCGCGGCCTCGTCGACTACGTGGAGTACCTCAACAAGATCCGCAAGGCCGAGGTCGTCAACGACGAGATCATCGAGGTCGAGTCGGAGGACACCGAGCGGCACATCTCGCTCGAGCTCGCGATGCAGTGGACGACGAGCTACACCGAGAACGTGTTCACCTTCGCCAACACGATCAACACGCACGAAGGCGGCACGCACGAAGAGGGGTTCCGCGCGGCGCTGACGACGCTGATCAACAAGTACGCGCGCGCGAACAACCTGCTGAAGGAGAAGGACGACAACCTCACCGGTGAGGACATCCGCGAGGGGCTCACCGCCGTCATCTCCGTAAAGCTGTCCGAGCCGCAGTTCGAGGGGCAGACCAAGACGAAGCTCGGCAACACCGAGGCCAAGGCGTTCGTGCAGAAGATCGTCGGCGACCAGCTCACCGATTGGCTCGATCGGAACCCTGCCCAGGCCAAGCGCGTCATCACGAAGGCGATCGACGCCGCGACCGCCCGTCTCGCGGCTCGCAAGGCGCGCGAGACCGCACGCCGCAAGAGCGTGTTCGAATCGTTCTCGATGCCCGAGAAGCTCAAGGACTGCACGAGCAAGGATCCGTCGATCTCGGAGATCTTCCTCGTCGAGGGCGACTCGGCCGGCGGTTCGGCCGTCTCGGGTCGCGACCCGGAGCGTCAGGCGATCCTGTCGCTACGGGGCAAGATCCTGAACGTCGAGAAGGCGCGACTCGATCGCGCACTCGGCAACGCGGAGATCCAGGCGATGATCTCGGCGTTCGGTACGGGCATCGGCGAGGACTTCGATGTCACCAAGGCGCGGTATCACAAGATCGTGCTGATGGCGGATGCCGATGTCGACGGCCAGCACATCACGACGCTGCTCCTCACCCTGCTGTTCCGCTACATGCGCGGGCTCATCGAGGCGGGCTACGTCTACCTCGCCATGCCGCCGCTGTACCGCCTGAAATGGTCGAACTCGCCGCACGAGTACGTCTACAGCGACCGTGAGCGCGACGCGCTGCTCGAGGCGGGTGTCGCCGACGGCAAGCGCATCCCCAAGGACAACGGGGTGCAGCGCTACAAGGGTCTCGGCGAGATGAACGCCAAGGAGCTGTGGGAGACCACGATGGACCCCGACACCCGAACCCTCCGCCAGGTGACGATCGACGACGCCGCCTCGGCCGACGAGATCTTCTCGGTGCTGATGGGCGAGGACGTCGAATCGCGCCGTGGCTTCATCCAGCGCAATGCCAAGGACGTCCGCTTCCTGGACATCTGA